A single region of the Gossypium arboreum isolate Shixiya-1 chromosome 12, ASM2569848v2, whole genome shotgun sequence genome encodes:
- the LOC108478559 gene encoding probable calcium-binding protein CML25, whose amino-acid sequence MGFGSIFSRKKKQHSPNSTASPAVPPNGLSFLQSPTPTPSRNFAQIQPQELEHIFKMFDANGDGKISSSELASIMGSLGQQPSDEEVQKMIKEFDADGDGFINFEEFVELNTKGVDSKEVLENLKDAFSVYDLDGNGSISAEELHKVLKSLGDDCSITECRKMISGVDNDGNGMIDFEEFKVMMLAGPRYDSMDS is encoded by the coding sequence ATGGGTTTTGGGTCGATTTTCAGTCGGAAAAAGAAGCAACATTCCCCGAATTCAACAGCTTCTCCAGCTGTTCCTCCGAATGGATTGTCGTTCCTTCAATCTCCGACGCCAACCCCATCGCGAAACTTCGCTCAAATCCAACCCCAAGAACTCGAACACATCTTCAAGATGTTTGACGCTAATGGCGACGGCAAGATCTCATCGTCTGAACTCGCTTCCATCATGGGTTCTCTCGGCCAACAACCCTCCGATGAAGAAGTCCAAAAGATGATCAAAGAATTCGATGCAGACGGTGATGGGTTCATAAATTTCGAGGAATTCGTGGAGCTCAACACTAAGGGAGTCGATTCCAAGGAGGTTCTGGAGAATCTGAAGGACGCGTTCTCGGTGTATGATCTAGATGGGAACGGTTCGATTTCAGCCGAAGAACTTCACAAGGTTCTTAAAAGCCTAGGAGACGATTGCTCCATTACTGAATGCAGGAAGATGATAAGCGGAGTCGATAATGATGGGAACGGGATGATTGACTTCGAAGAATTTAAGGTTATGATGTTGGCTGGGCCAAGGTATGATTCCATGGATTCTTAG
- the LOC108480008 gene encoding uncharacterized protein LOC108480008: MAAAKLLIPTLSHFRPLTCAAAVSATNPARLVPHPPDLLKWIKREGGFVHEAVTITQDTTYGLGLVASGGIPKGSDLIVLPEHVPLKFQSDKDDEADSVLLPLSNRVPEELWAMKLGLKLLQERAKVGSFWWPYISNLPETYTVPIFFSGEDIKNLQYAPLLYQVNKRCRFLLEFEQEVKNVLKNLKPSEHPFGGQDVDASSLGWAMSAVSSRAFRLYGKKLPNGTHSDIPMMLPLIDMCNHSFNPNARILQEQDAGNPKMLIKVVAEREIKQSDPLLLNYGCLSNDFFLLDYGFVIPSNPYDHIELKYDGALMDAASMAAGVSSPNFSSPAPWQQEILFQLNLDGEVPNLKVTIGGPELVEGRLLAALRVLLSNDREMVQRYDLSVLKSLSAEGPLGVANEVAAFRTIIALCVIALGHFPTKIMDDESLLKQGVSVSTELAIQFRMQKKSVIIDVMRDLTKRVKVLLSKETTTA; the protein is encoded by the exons ATGGCTGCTGCTAAGCTGCTTATCcccactctctcccacttccggCCGCTAACATGCGCTGCCGCCGTCTCCGCTACAAACCCAGCGCGGCTAGTCCCTCACCCACCGGACCTCCTCAAGTGGATCAAGAGGGAAGGTGGGTTCGTGCACGAGGCTGTAACAATTACCCAGGATACAACCTACGGGCTAGGTCTTGTCGCCTCTGGAGGAATCCCCAAGGGTTCTGATCTTATCGTCCTCCCTGAACACGTTCCCTTGAAGTTTCAATCAGACAAAGACGATGAGGCTGACTCTGTTTTGCTCCCTTTGTCTAACCGAGTTCCAG AGGAACTATGGGCAATGAAGCTGGGTCTGAAGCTTCTACAAGAAAGAGCAAAGGTTGGATCCTTCTGGTGGCCATACATTAGCAATCTTCCAGAAACTTACACTGTACCAATCTTCTTTTCCGGTGAAGATATAAAGAACTTGCAATATGCTCCTTTGCTTTACCAG GTGAATAAAAGGTGTCGTTTTCTTCTGGAGTTTGAGCAAGAGGTCAAAAATGTTCTTAAAAATCTTAAACCAAGTGAACACCCTTTCGGTGGCCAAGATGTGGATGCATCTTCCCTTGGATGGGCTATGTCTGCAGTCTCATCCAGGGCATTTCGTTTGTACGGGAAAAAGCTTCCAAATGGAACCCACAGTGATATTCCAATGATGCTCCCTCTGATTGATATGTGCAACCATAGTTTCAATCCAAATGCCCGAATTTTGCAAGAACAAGATGCTGGGAATCCAAAAATGCTGATAAAG GTTGTAGCTGAAAGGGAAATCAAACAAAGCGATCCTTTACTTCTGAATTATGGTTGTCTAAGCAATGACTTTTTTCTACTGGATTATGGATTTGTTATACCATCAAATCCGTATGACCATATCGAGCTCAAATATGATGGTGCTCTTATGGATGCTGCCAGTATGGCTGCTGGTGTTTCTTCACCCAATTTCTCATCACCAGCTCCATGGCAACAAGAAATTCTCTTTCAGCTTAATCTAGATGGAGAAGTTCCAAATCTCAAG GTAACCATTGGAGGTCCCGAATTGGTAGAGGGACGTTTATTAGCTGCTTTACGAGTTCTACTATCGAATGACAGAGAAATGGTGCAGAGGTATGATTTGAGTGTCCTAAAATCCTTATCAGCCGAAGGTCCCCTTGGAGTTGCAAATGAAGTAGCTGCTTTTCGTACCATTATTGCACTCTGTGTCATTGCACTGGGACACTTCCCAACAAAGATAATGGATgatgaatctctcctaaaacaaGGTGTCTCGGTTTCAACTGAGTTAGCAATACAGTTCCGGATGCAGAAGAAATCCGTGATTATAGATGTTATGAGAGATCTCACCAAAAGGGTAAAGGTTCTTTTATCAAAGGAGACCACTACTGCTTGA